A stretch of the Methylacidiphilum caldifontis genome encodes the following:
- the nifD gene encoding nitrogenase molybdenum-iron protein alpha chain, translating to MSLTIDDPQTISLKEKNKALIKEVLKAYPEKTAKKRDKHLNIYESGKPDCGVKSNIKSLPGVMTIRGCAYAGSKGVVWGPIKDMIHISHGPVGCGQYSWASRRNYYIGTTGVDTFVTMQFTTDFQERDIVFGGDKKLAKALEELQLLFPLNKGITIQSECPIGLIGDDIEAVAKTKSRDFGGKTIVPVRCEGFRGVSQSLGHHIANDSIRDWVLEKTAERKDDFISSPYDVAIIGDYNIGGDAWASRILLEEMGLRVVAQWSGDGSLKELERTPKVKLNILHCYRSMNYISRYMEEKFGIPWVEYNFFGPTKIAESLRKIASFFDDKIKEGAEKVIAKYKPMVDSVIAKYRPRLEGKKVMLFVGGLRPRHVIGAYEDLGMEVIGTGYEFGHNDDYQRTTHYVKDGTLIYDDVTGYEFEKFVEALQPDLVGSGIKEKYVFQKMGYPFRQMHSWDYSGPYHGYDGFAIFARDMDMAINNPVWKMTAAPWKTKS from the coding sequence ATGAGTTTGACGATCGACGATCCGCAGACGATAAGTCTGAAAGAAAAAAATAAAGCTCTCATTAAGGAAGTGCTTAAAGCCTATCCGGAAAAGACAGCAAAAAAGAGAGACAAACATCTTAATATATATGAGTCGGGTAAACCGGATTGCGGAGTAAAATCCAATATTAAATCCTTGCCCGGAGTGATGACCATAAGGGGTTGTGCTTATGCGGGATCTAAAGGGGTAGTATGGGGTCCCATAAAGGACATGATCCACATCAGTCATGGTCCAGTGGGTTGTGGGCAGTATTCTTGGGCTTCTCGGCGCAATTATTATATAGGGACTACGGGTGTTGATACTTTTGTAACCATGCAGTTTACGACAGATTTCCAGGAAAGGGATATCGTTTTTGGAGGAGACAAAAAACTGGCAAAGGCTCTTGAGGAGCTTCAGTTACTTTTTCCTTTAAATAAAGGAATAACGATTCAGTCTGAATGTCCCATTGGGCTCATCGGGGATGATATAGAGGCGGTAGCCAAAACTAAAAGTCGTGATTTTGGGGGAAAAACGATTGTACCCGTTCGTTGTGAAGGCTTTAGGGGAGTGTCTCAATCCTTGGGCCATCATATAGCCAATGATAGTATTCGGGATTGGGTCTTGGAAAAGACAGCTGAAAGAAAAGATGATTTTATTTCCAGCCCCTATGATGTGGCTATTATCGGCGATTACAACATCGGTGGGGATGCTTGGGCTTCGCGGATACTCCTTGAAGAGATGGGACTGCGAGTCGTTGCCCAATGGTCTGGTGATGGAAGCCTAAAAGAACTAGAAAGAACCCCTAAAGTCAAACTCAATATTTTGCACTGTTATCGGTCAATGAACTATATCAGCCGGTACATGGAGGAGAAATTTGGTATCCCTTGGGTAGAATACAACTTTTTTGGGCCGACTAAGATTGCTGAATCGTTAAGGAAAATCGCCAGTTTCTTTGATGACAAAATCAAGGAAGGGGCTGAAAAAGTTATCGCCAAGTATAAGCCCATGGTCGACTCTGTCATCGCCAAGTACAGGCCCAGACTGGAAGGCAAAAAAGTGATGCTTTTTGTGGGAGGGTTGCGGCCAAGGCATGTCATCGGGGCTTATGAAGATTTGGGAATGGAAGTGATCGGCACGGGGTATGAATTTGGCCATAATGATGACTACCAAAGGACTACCCATTATGTGAAGGATGGTACGTTGATCTATGATGACGTAACCGGTTATGAATTTGAAAAGTTTGTTGAAGCCCTCCAGCCCGACCTTGTCGGTTCTGGAATAAAAGAGAAATACGTCTTCCAGAAGATGGGTTATCCCTTTCGCCAGATGCATTCCTGGGATTATTCTGGCCCTTACCATGGATATGATGGATTTGCCATCTTTGCTCGGGATATGGACATGGCGATTAATAACCCGGTATGGAAAATGACTGCGGCTCCTTGGAAGACAAAGTCCTAA
- the nifX gene encoding nitrogen fixation protein NifX: protein MKVAFATQDLKRVDAHFGWAKNIMIFEVEKDSHRHLQTVSFDGDLKEDGNEDKLEPKLEVIKDCSILYVAAIGGSGAARVVAKGIHPVKSNNAESIEDILIRLRQILNGTPPPWLRKAMNKGKEKVFNFEEE from the coding sequence ATGAAAGTTGCCTTTGCAACGCAGGATTTAAAAAGAGTTGATGCCCATTTTGGCTGGGCAAAGAATATCATGATCTTTGAGGTGGAAAAAGATAGCCACCGGCATCTTCAAACGGTCAGCTTTGATGGGGATCTGAAAGAAGATGGTAACGAAGATAAACTTGAGCCAAAGTTAGAAGTTATCAAGGATTGCTCGATCCTCTATGTGGCTGCCATTGGTGGCTCTGGAGCGGCAAGGGTAGTGGCTAAAGGGATACATCCTGTAAAATCTAACAATGCTGAGTCGATTGAGGATATCCTTATTAGGCTACGGCAGATTCTTAATGGAACCCCTCCACCATGGCTAAGGAAAGCGATGAATAAAGGAAAAGAGAAGGTTTTTAATTTTGAAGAGGAATAG
- the nifK gene encoding nitrogenase molybdenum-iron protein subunit beta, with protein MEKTDVSKSQNAENVLDHFNLFRQPQYLEMFERKKCEFENPAPANEVEKIREWTKSWDYREKNFAREAISINPSKACQPLGAIFAAVGFEGTLPFVHGSQGCVAYFRSHFSRHFKEPSSCVSSSMTEDAAVFGGLNNMIDGLANSFSLYKPKMIAVSTTCMAEVIGDDLNAFIKNARDKGSIPQDFDVPFAHTPSFVGSHVTGYDNMMKGILSYFWDGKAGTIPPVERKPVERINIIGGFDPYTVGNMRELKRILNLMGVNYLVVSDNSDVWDTPTDGTFRMYDGGTKLSDITEALHSKATISIQGFCTEKTLPYIAEKGQQTIAFHCPIGVRATDELLMEISKLSGKPIPEELEKERGRLVDAIADSTAHIHGKRFALFGDPDMALGLTGFLLELGAEPVHVLCTNGGKEWEEKAKALLASSPFGKNGNVYAGKDLWHMRSLLFTEPVDFLIGNTYAKYLERDTGTPLIRIGFPLFDRHHHHRYPIWGYQGGLNVLVWILDKIFDEMDKNTIVPAKSDYSYDIIR; from the coding sequence ATGGAAAAGACTGATGTTTCAAAAAGCCAAAATGCTGAAAACGTTCTTGATCATTTCAACTTGTTTAGACAACCCCAATATTTGGAAATGTTCGAAAGGAAAAAATGCGAGTTTGAAAACCCTGCCCCAGCGAATGAGGTTGAAAAAATTAGGGAATGGACAAAAAGCTGGGACTACAGGGAGAAAAATTTTGCCCGGGAAGCTATTTCCATAAATCCTTCCAAAGCCTGCCAACCCCTGGGAGCCATTTTCGCTGCGGTCGGATTCGAAGGCACCTTGCCGTTTGTCCATGGCTCCCAGGGCTGCGTGGCTTATTTTCGCAGCCATTTCAGTAGGCATTTCAAGGAACCCTCCAGCTGTGTTTCCTCTTCGATGACTGAAGATGCTGCGGTTTTTGGTGGACTCAATAACATGATCGATGGATTGGCCAATTCTTTTTCACTCTATAAGCCGAAAATGATTGCGGTTTCGACAACCTGCATGGCCGAAGTGATTGGAGATGATCTTAATGCTTTTATTAAGAATGCCAGGGATAAAGGAAGTATTCCCCAGGATTTCGACGTTCCCTTCGCCCATACCCCATCCTTTGTTGGCAGTCATGTGACCGGTTACGATAACATGATGAAAGGCATTTTGAGCTATTTTTGGGATGGCAAAGCAGGGACTATTCCCCCAGTGGAAAGAAAGCCAGTGGAGAGGATAAATATTATTGGGGGTTTTGATCCTTATACCGTTGGGAACATGAGGGAGCTCAAAAGAATACTCAATCTGATGGGTGTAAACTACCTCGTAGTATCAGATAATAGCGATGTATGGGATACCCCTACTGATGGCACGTTTCGAATGTATGATGGAGGGACAAAACTTTCAGATATCACCGAAGCCCTTCATTCGAAAGCGACAATTTCGATTCAAGGATTTTGCACGGAAAAAACCCTTCCTTATATCGCTGAAAAGGGGCAGCAAACAATTGCCTTTCATTGTCCTATTGGGGTTCGTGCAACCGATGAACTGCTGATGGAAATCAGCAAGCTGTCGGGAAAACCAATTCCAGAAGAACTTGAAAAAGAAAGAGGCAGACTGGTTGATGCTATTGCCGATTCAACGGCTCATATTCATGGGAAGCGTTTTGCCCTTTTTGGGGATCCAGATATGGCCCTGGGTTTGACCGGTTTCTTGCTGGAACTTGGAGCCGAACCTGTTCATGTCTTGTGCACCAATGGAGGCAAAGAATGGGAGGAAAAGGCAAAAGCCCTGTTGGCTTCTTCTCCCTTTGGTAAAAACGGAAATGTCTATGCGGGCAAAGATCTCTGGCATATGCGTTCCCTTCTGTTTACCGAACCCGTTGATTTTCTCATTGGTAACACTTATGCAAAATACTTGGAAAGAGATACGGGTACTCCACTCATTCGCATCGGATTTCCTCTGTTCGATCGGCACCATCATCACCGTTATCCGATTTGGGGATATCAAGGGGGGTTAAACGTGCTGGTGTGGATTTTGGATAAAATCTTTGATGAGATGGACAAAAATACAATAGTACCGGCCAAGTCAGATTATAGCTATGACATTATACGCTGA
- a CDS encoding NifX-associated nitrogen fixation protein: protein MKLKEEKVDSQLVSDFIDELVNQMRAQDTYGSWDGKKNEELLKDYIIDVQKRKEIPIIGDPDPDILWRVELFFNAVALTIEKRTGVLVVPMMSMHHEGFGRVILFGGRLVVVNKTLRDVHRFGYPTLEKLGEAGAKYALMGIEMITRFPEVARFEG, encoded by the coding sequence ATGAAACTAAAAGAAGAAAAAGTGGATAGCCAGCTTGTGAGTGATTTTATTGATGAACTTGTTAATCAAATGCGAGCTCAAGATACCTATGGAAGTTGGGATGGGAAAAAGAATGAGGAACTGTTAAAAGATTATATTATTGATGTCCAGAAAAGAAAAGAGATCCCTATTATTGGTGATCCAGATCCAGATATTTTGTGGAGAGTAGAACTTTTTTTCAATGCTGTGGCATTGACTATCGAGAAAAGGACTGGAGTATTAGTTGTGCCGATGATGAGCATGCATCATGAAGGTTTCGGGAGGGTGATCCTGTTTGGAGGAAGGCTTGTTGTGGTCAATAAAACCCTTCGTGACGTCCACCGATTCGGTTATCCAACTCTTGAAAAACTGGGGGAAGCGGGTGCAAAATATGCCCTAATGGGCATTGAAATGATAACACGTTTTCCTGAGGTAGCTAGATTCGAAGGGTGA
- a CDS encoding homocitrate synthase/isopropylmalate synthase family protein: MGIKSQILLADTTLRDGEQAPGVVLIPKQKAQLAKLLARCGIKEIEAGTPSIGQVELEAFDKILSLGLKVRIVAWGRMTDDDLKAVKASQVSTVNLSIPLSDVQIFTKLKTEKKQVLEKIKEYVSKAKEMGLEVAVGGEDASRANKYFLIEAIEMAKQFGAFRFRYADTVGILDPLRTFKTLSWLKKWTSLPLEFHGHDDFGMATANSIAAWQAGVDSISATLCGFGERAGNGALEEIAFFLTLREKVDTGIDLKALFSLCPIVARYFKRKIPPWKSIIGEDIFLHESGIHVDGILKNPINYEPFNPSIIGRKHRFALGKHSGRKSVIWTYEKLGIKLSEQKALEILNKIKQFTVDKKRIPSKVELLEFVSDQSPCISQTTP, translated from the coding sequence GTGGGAATCAAAAGCCAGATCCTTTTAGCGGACACGACCTTACGGGATGGTGAACAAGCTCCCGGAGTTGTTTTGATTCCCAAACAAAAAGCTCAGCTTGCAAAGCTTTTGGCTCGATGTGGTATAAAGGAGATAGAAGCGGGAACACCCTCAATTGGCCAAGTTGAATTAGAAGCTTTTGATAAAATTCTTTCCCTCGGTTTAAAGGTTAGAATTGTTGCTTGGGGAAGAATGACCGATGACGATCTCAAAGCGGTTAAAGCCTCACAAGTATCCACGGTTAACCTTTCGATCCCCCTTTCCGATGTCCAGATCTTTACGAAACTAAAGACCGAGAAAAAACAAGTCCTAGAAAAAATAAAAGAATACGTAAGCAAAGCCAAAGAAATGGGACTGGAAGTAGCTGTGGGAGGAGAAGATGCTTCCCGGGCAAACAAATATTTTCTTATTGAAGCCATAGAAATGGCTAAACAGTTTGGAGCTTTTCGTTTTCGCTATGCGGATACCGTCGGTATTCTTGATCCCCTGCGCACCTTTAAAACTCTATCCTGGCTAAAAAAATGGACTTCTCTACCCCTCGAATTTCATGGGCATGACGATTTTGGGATGGCGACCGCCAACTCCATTGCTGCCTGGCAAGCGGGTGTTGATTCGATTAGTGCAACCCTCTGTGGTTTTGGAGAAAGAGCGGGGAATGGAGCACTCGAAGAAATCGCTTTTTTCCTTACTCTCAGGGAAAAAGTGGATACAGGGATTGATCTGAAGGCTCTTTTCTCATTGTGCCCGATTGTTGCTCGTTATTTTAAAAGAAAGATTCCCCCCTGGAAAAGCATTATTGGAGAAGATATTTTCCTTCATGAATCAGGTATACATGTGGATGGCATTCTCAAAAACCCGATAAACTATGAACCCTTTAATCCCAGTATCATAGGTAGAAAACATCGTTTTGCCCTAGGAAAGCATTCAGGAAGAAAGTCAGTCATCTGGACTTATGAAAAACTTGGCATTAAGCTAAGTGAGCAAAAAGCGCTCGAAATTTTAAACAAGATCAAGCAGTTTACCGTTGATAAAAAAAGAATCCCTTCGAAAGTAGAGTTACTCGAGTTTGTAAGTGATCAATCCCCCTGCATTTCCCAGACCACCCCATAA
- the nifN gene encoding nitrogenase iron-molybdenum cofactor biosynthesis protein NifN yields MATILHGKKACSVSPLKMSQPIGGAFAFMGMNRCMPVLHGSQGCTAFGLVLFVRHFREMIPLQTTAMNEVTTIMGGLDNIEQAVLNIYKRARPRIIGICSTGLTETKGDDVESYIKIVRQRHPEIDDCKLIYVSTPDFVGDFQDGWSKTVTKMIEELVEASTETIKGQINILTASHLTAADIEEIRQMVEDFGLFPIILPDISGSLDGHVPEEFSPTTTGGTELEMVQEMAKSQFTIAIGEQMRGAALTLEMKTGIPFYIFDRLTGLRAVDHFLERLSCLSARPVPGKYRRQRSQLLDAMLDCQFYFGGLKVAIGAEPDLLWAIANLLVEMGAQITTAVTTTDSVLLHSLPCEEVMIGDLEDLEIRATGADLILTHSHGRGVSRRLGIPLYRIGFPLFDRVGAAHKLNVGYRGSRNILFEISNLIIEHHEENPEVSPLKNTNHEGIDDESCLCNAGFKKS; encoded by the coding sequence ATGGCAACGATTTTACACGGTAAAAAAGCTTGTTCAGTCAGTCCTCTAAAGATGAGTCAACCTATTGGGGGAGCATTTGCCTTTATGGGCATGAACCGTTGTATGCCCGTTCTTCATGGCTCTCAAGGCTGTACAGCCTTTGGTCTTGTTCTTTTTGTTCGTCATTTCCGGGAAATGATCCCCTTGCAAACAACAGCCATGAACGAAGTCACAACGATAATGGGTGGGCTTGATAATATAGAACAGGCTGTATTGAACATTTATAAAAGAGCAAGACCTAGAATAATAGGGATCTGTTCAACGGGACTGACTGAAACGAAAGGGGATGATGTGGAAAGCTATATAAAAATCGTCCGCCAAAGACATCCCGAGATCGACGATTGCAAGCTGATTTATGTTTCAACCCCAGATTTCGTTGGCGATTTCCAGGATGGTTGGTCTAAGACAGTGACTAAAATGATAGAAGAACTTGTTGAAGCCTCTACAGAAACGATAAAAGGTCAGATCAACATTCTGACGGCAAGCCATTTGACCGCTGCGGATATAGAAGAGATCAGGCAGATGGTAGAAGACTTCGGGCTATTTCCCATTATTTTACCCGATATTTCAGGGTCGCTTGATGGACATGTTCCAGAGGAATTTTCTCCCACAACCACGGGAGGAACTGAACTAGAGATGGTTCAAGAAATGGCAAAATCCCAATTTACCATTGCTATTGGTGAGCAGATGAGAGGGGCAGCTTTGACCTTAGAGATGAAAACAGGAATCCCTTTTTATATTTTCGATCGACTTACTGGTCTTAGAGCCGTTGATCATTTTTTAGAGAGGCTTTCTTGTTTATCAGCTAGGCCTGTTCCCGGAAAATATCGTCGTCAAAGGTCTCAACTTCTCGACGCTATGCTTGATTGTCAGTTTTATTTTGGGGGACTCAAAGTGGCTATTGGTGCGGAGCCCGATCTTTTATGGGCAATAGCCAATTTGTTAGTTGAAATGGGAGCTCAAATAACTACAGCGGTAACCACTACAGATTCCGTTCTTCTTCACAGCCTGCCCTGTGAAGAGGTGATGATAGGGGATCTGGAAGATCTTGAGATAAGGGCTACTGGGGCCGATCTGATTCTTACTCATTCGCATGGCAGAGGAGTTTCGCGAAGATTGGGCATACCCCTCTATAGAATAGGTTTTCCACTATTCGATAGGGTTGGAGCGGCTCATAAGTTAAATGTTGGATATAGGGGAAGCCGAAATATTCTTTTTGAAATATCCAATCTCATTATTGAGCATCATGAAGAAAACCCAGAGGTCAGCCCTTTAAAAAACACAAATCATGAAGGAATAGACGATGAAAGTTGCCTTTGCAACGCAGGATTTAAAAAGAGTTGA
- a CDS encoding phosphoadenylyl-sulfate reductase, translating to MKRESLDFIEKYNQILEKKEPIERIGWAIEYFDKKVVLSSSFGAQAVVMIKLALSVWPEIPVVVIDTGYLFPETYKYIDSLVEKFKINLKIYRPILSAAWFEARYGKLWEKGKEGIEKYNQLMKVEPMYRALDELNVRCWISGLRREQSSTRKAVPILTWHWNRAKLHPIVDWSNERVEKFISEYKLPVHPLAYEGYVSIGDVHTTRKLKEGMSVEETRFFGIKRECGLHESRERF from the coding sequence ATGAAAAGAGAGTCTTTAGATTTTATAGAAAAGTATAACCAAATTTTGGAAAAAAAGGAACCGATAGAACGAATTGGTTGGGCGATTGAATATTTTGACAAAAAAGTGGTGCTCAGTTCGAGTTTTGGAGCACAAGCGGTTGTCATGATAAAGCTTGCCCTTTCGGTATGGCCAGAGATTCCCGTTGTCGTGATCGATACCGGTTATCTTTTCCCCGAAACATACAAATATATCGATAGTCTTGTCGAGAAATTTAAAATTAACCTCAAAATTTATAGGCCAATTCTTTCAGCCGCATGGTTTGAAGCGCGGTATGGAAAACTCTGGGAAAAAGGGAAAGAAGGAATAGAAAAATATAACCAGTTAATGAAAGTTGAACCTATGTACAGGGCCTTGGATGAACTGAATGTCCGATGTTGGATTTCGGGTTTACGCAGGGAACAATCTTCCACAAGAAAAGCCGTTCCCATTTTAACTTGGCATTGGAATCGGGCCAAACTTCATCCTATCGTGGACTGGTCGAACGAAAGGGTTGAAAAATTTATATCTGAATACAAATTACCCGTTCATCCCCTTGCCTATGAGGGTTACGTTTCTATTGGTGATGTGCACACCACAAGGAAACTTAAAGAAGGGATGTCGGTCGAAGAAACTCGTTTTTTTGGCATAAAAAGGGAATGCGGACTCCATGAATCACGAGAGAGGTTTTAA
- the nifH gene encoding nitrogenase iron protein codes for MSGIRQIAFYGKGGIGKSTTSQNTLAALAEMGQRILIVGCDPKADSTRLILHSKAQDTILHLAAQAGSVEDLEIEDVMKIGYRNIRCVESGGPEPGVGCAGRGVITSINFLEENGAYEDIDYVSYDVLGDVVCGGFAMPIRENKAQEIYIVMSGEMMAMYAANNICKGILKYANSGGVRLGGLICNERKTDREYDLADALAKRLGSKLIHFVPRDNVVQHAELRRMTVIEYAPDSKQADEYRTLARKIHENAGKGVIPKPVTMDELEDMLMEYGIMKKEDESLIGKAKVEEEAAVCV; via the coding sequence GTGAGTGGAATAAGGCAAATCGCATTTTATGGTAAAGGAGGGATCGGCAAATCGACTACTTCTCAGAACACATTAGCGGCGTTGGCTGAGATGGGACAGCGGATCCTGATTGTAGGATGCGATCCTAAGGCGGATTCTACAAGGCTCATTCTTCATTCCAAGGCCCAAGATACGATTCTGCACTTGGCTGCTCAAGCAGGCAGTGTTGAAGATCTTGAAATCGAGGATGTGATGAAAATTGGTTACCGCAATATCCGCTGCGTAGAATCTGGAGGTCCAGAACCAGGTGTAGGATGTGCGGGTCGTGGGGTTATTACATCGATAAATTTTTTGGAAGAGAATGGTGCCTACGAAGACATTGATTATGTCTCCTATGACGTTCTTGGGGATGTCGTCTGTGGTGGGTTTGCTATGCCAATACGAGAAAATAAAGCCCAGGAAATTTATATCGTTATGTCTGGGGAAATGATGGCAATGTACGCCGCAAACAACATCTGTAAAGGGATATTGAAGTATGCCAATTCTGGAGGAGTAAGGCTTGGAGGCTTGATCTGTAACGAAAGGAAAACGGATAGGGAATATGATCTTGCTGATGCTCTAGCCAAGAGATTGGGTTCGAAACTGATTCATTTTGTTCCCAGGGATAACGTTGTGCAGCATGCTGAACTTAGAAGGATGACTGTGATCGAATATGCTCCAGATAGCAAGCAGGCCGACGAATACCGCACTTTGGCTAGAAAAATACACGAGAATGCGGGCAAGGGAGTTATTCCCAAGCCGGTAACAATGGATGAACTTGAAGATATGCTGATGGAATACGGAATCATGAAGAAAGAAGACGAAAGCTTGATTGGCAAAGCCAAGGTTGAAGAAGAAGCGGCCGTGTGTGTTTGA
- a CDS encoding inorganic diphosphatase — MTTSFSPLWRGVFHPWHDVSPGTTELPSQFHAVIEVSRGSSNKYELDKQTGLLRLDRVLYSAVYYPANYGFIPRTLAEDKDPLDVLVLGDEPVLPMTLVHARTIGLMVMEDQGQLDHKVVCVLTSDPEYSHLNDIHELPVHKLRVIRRFFEDYKALEHKKVVVEDFLPSKEAFPVIEESLQRYNKWRQQQAFHFD, encoded by the coding sequence ATGACAACGTCATTTTCCCCCTTATGGCGGGGTGTATTTCATCCTTGGCATGATGTTTCTCCGGGAACAACAGAGTTGCCCTCTCAGTTTCATGCGGTTATCGAAGTCTCCCGGGGAAGCTCTAACAAATACGAACTCGATAAACAAACAGGTCTTTTACGTTTGGATAGGGTCCTATACTCAGCGGTTTACTATCCAGCCAACTATGGATTTATTCCTCGGACACTCGCTGAAGACAAGGATCCTCTTGATGTTTTAGTGCTTGGGGACGAACCTGTCTTGCCTATGACTCTTGTTCATGCACGGACTATTGGACTAATGGTTATGGAAGACCAAGGTCAGCTTGATCACAAAGTGGTTTGTGTCCTGACAAGCGATCCCGAATACAGTCATCTCAATGACATTCATGAACTGCCAGTCCATAAACTTAGAGTTATACGGCGGTTTTTTGAGGATTATAAAGCCCTTGAGCATAAAAAGGTTGTGGTTGAAGATTTTCTTCCTTCAAAAGAAGCCTTCCCTGTTATAGAAGAGTCACTCCAAAGATATAACAAATGGAGACAACAACAGGCATTTCATTTTGATTAA
- the nifE gene encoding nitrogenase iron-molybdenum cofactor biosynthesis protein NifE, whose translation MNGTLSAKIQEVFNEPACQKNRSKSDKERKKGCTKILQPGAAAGGCAFDGAKIALQPITDVVHLVHGPIACEGNSWDNRGSKSSGSLLYRMGFTTDINEMDVIYGGEKKLFKAIREAIEKYHPPAVFVYNTCIPALIGDDLEAVCKAAKEKFGIPVVPIQSPGFAGSKNLGNKLAGEALLDYVIGTEEPEITTPYDINIIGEYNLAGELWQVKPLFDQLGIRIAACITGDSRYREIASCHRARAAMLVCSKAMVNIARKMEERYGIPFFEGSFYGISDMSDALRNISRLLVQRGAPEELLAKTEILIRHEEQRAWQRMEKYKKRLSGKRVLLITGGVKSWSVVSALQEVGLIVVGTSVKKSTAEDKERIKKIMGEDAHMIEEMTPKEMYKMLKEAEADILLSGGRSQFVALKAKVPWLDINQERHHAYAGYEGMVNLVDQIDRALSNPVWAVVKTPAPWD comes from the coding sequence ATGAATGGCACCCTTTCTGCAAAGATCCAAGAAGTATTTAATGAACCAGCCTGCCAGAAAAACCGTTCAAAATCAGATAAAGAAAGGAAAAAAGGATGCACAAAAATATTGCAGCCTGGGGCTGCTGCCGGTGGATGTGCATTCGATGGAGCCAAGATTGCCTTGCAGCCTATTACTGATGTTGTCCATCTTGTTCATGGTCCTATAGCCTGTGAAGGCAATTCCTGGGATAATAGGGGATCGAAATCATCGGGTTCTCTGCTTTATCGGATGGGCTTTACGACAGACATAAACGAAATGGACGTTATCTATGGAGGGGAAAAAAAGTTATTCAAGGCCATACGAGAGGCAATCGAAAAATACCATCCTCCGGCTGTTTTTGTTTATAACACTTGCATCCCTGCGTTGATCGGGGATGATTTAGAGGCGGTCTGTAAGGCGGCAAAAGAAAAATTCGGTATACCCGTTGTTCCTATACAATCTCCAGGCTTTGCAGGGAGTAAAAATCTTGGAAATAAGCTCGCTGGAGAAGCTCTTTTAGACTATGTGATTGGGACTGAAGAGCCCGAAATCACTACTCCTTATGATATTAACATTATCGGAGAATATAACTTGGCTGGAGAATTATGGCAGGTAAAACCCCTTTTTGACCAGCTCGGCATAAGGATAGCCGCCTGTATTACGGGGGATAGTCGCTATCGAGAAATAGCCAGTTGTCATCGAGCTAGGGCAGCAATGCTGGTGTGTTCAAAAGCGATGGTTAACATTGCTAGAAAGATGGAAGAGCGCTATGGGATTCCCTTTTTTGAGGGGTCCTTTTACGGTATTTCGGACATGAGTGATGCTTTAAGAAATATATCACGATTGCTTGTGCAAAGAGGGGCTCCTGAAGAGCTGCTAGCCAAAACCGAAATTTTAATTCGCCATGAAGAACAGAGGGCATGGCAAAGGATGGAAAAATACAAAAAGAGACTTTCGGGCAAAAGAGTCCTATTGATTACTGGAGGAGTTAAATCTTGGTCAGTCGTTTCGGCTTTGCAAGAGGTTGGGCTGATTGTAGTGGGAACAAGCGTCAAGAAATCAACAGCCGAGGACAAGGAAAGGATAAAGAAAATCATGGGTGAGGATGCTCACATGATTGAGGAGATGACTCCTAAAGAAATGTATAAAATGCTTAAAGAGGCAGAGGCCGATATTCTGCTTTCGGGAGGAAGATCGCAGTTTGTGGCCTTGAAAGCCAAAGTCCCTTGGTTAGACATCAACCAAGAAAGACATCATGCCTACGCGGGTTACGAAGGGATGGTTAATCTGGTTGATCAGATCGATCGTGCACTTAGCAATCCTGTTTGGGCAGTGGTTAAAACCCCTGCTCCATGGGATTGA
- a CDS encoding heavy metal-responsive transcriptional regulator, producing the protein MGEKTNNKPLTIGQLARLSAVGIETIRFYERKGLIHKPMRSASGYRLFDEKALKTIKFIRRAKALGLSLREIKELLFLPEENGCEKVNLKILRKIAELDNKIRDLERIKQLLEQLVSHCQNKIERDDCPILRSLKESEL; encoded by the coding sequence GTGGGAGAGAAAACCAACAATAAACCTTTAACTATTGGGCAGCTTGCACGGCTGTCGGCTGTAGGAATTGAAACCATTCGATTTTATGAGCGAAAGGGACTTATTCATAAGCCCATGCGCTCTGCTTCGGGATACCGTCTTTTCGATGAGAAAGCGTTAAAAACAATCAAGTTTATTAGACGGGCTAAAGCCTTGGGGTTGTCTCTCCGAGAAATTAAAGAGCTTCTTTTTTTACCCGAAGAAAATGGCTGTGAAAAGGTAAACCTAAAGATTTTAAGAAAAATCGCAGAGCTAGACAACAAAATAAGAGATCTCGAGAGAATAAAACAGCTGCTTGAGCAACTTGTCAGTCATTGTCAAAATAAAATAGAAAGGGATGATTGTCCTATTCTTAGGTCTTTAAAGGAGAGCGAGTTATGA